The window ATTATTAGACGATAAAGGTAAAGTATCGACCGATCGAAGAATATATTTTCATGAAGGCAAAGTTGAAATTGAAGGTGGTAAAATTTTAGTAGGTCACATCGGGAACCATTTATAAGTAATATGCCAACACTAAATTGGATCGGAAAAGATAAAGTTGTTAATCACCATATCGAAGTTCCTTATAAGGTCCTCGAACATTCTTATGGTTTTGATGGTCATAAATCTAAAGGTGAGATCGGTTGCGGAAATAAAATAATACACGGAGATAATCTCGAAGCGTTAAAATCACTATTACCTGAATACGAGGGAAAAATCAAGTGCATTTATATCGATCCACCTTACAACACAGGTAATGAAGGGTGGAAATATAACGATAGTGTAAATGACCCAAAAATTAAAAAGTGGTTAGGTGAAACAGTCGGAAAAGAGGGCGAGGACTTAACAAGGCATGATAAATGGCTATGCATGATGTATCCTAGGTTAAAGTTGCTACAGAAACTATTGTCCGATGATGGCGTTATTTTCATATCAATAGACGATCATGAATACCAAAACTTGAAATTTATCTGCGACGAATTGTTCGGACGAATTAATTTTGTCACCAATTTTACTTGGAGGACTGATGGTAATTTTGATAATCAAGCTAAAATCAAAATTAACCATGAATACGTGCTCTGCTATTCAAAAAACATTGAGTTATTTGAGCATCCGAAAGTGGTTGACCCAAATGTACCCGAAGCAAGCAAGCTGTTCAGGTCAGAAATAAGGAACACGGTTGTAAAAAATGGACCTAAAAATCCTATTAGCATCATAAACCTTCCAATTGGTTTTCCTTCAGATATTGAGAATGGTACAATCAAAGCCAGAAATTCGTCTTGGCCACATTATAAAGAAGATGCCATTATAAAAAATGGCAAATTGAATAATAGCGTTGCCGTTTCTAGTGGTTGGAGTTCAAAAGGAATTTTAGAAAAATTTATAAAAAAAGATTTTTTACCTGTAAAGGATAGTAAGGGTCAAGAAACAACGTTTGTAATTTCAAAAACTGGAGCGATTGAAAACATAAAATCAAGAGGAGAGGCTTCTCATGTAGTAAGTTCACTCTTCAATATGGGAAGTACCCAGAATATGAGCGCAGAACTAAAAAAGATAGGTGTAAATTTTGACTACCCCAAGTCACTTACTCTAATACAGTATTTGATCAGCATTATTAATGGAGAAAATTTTATAGTACTAGATTCCTTCGCTGGATCCGGCACTACCGGTCATGCAGTTCTTAACTTAAACAAAGACGGTAGAAATAGAAAATTCATTTTAATAGAAATGATGGACTATGTTGAAGAGATTACATCAGTTCGTTTACAGCATGTCATAAATGGCTATTCCGATCAAAATGCTACTGGTGGTAGTTTCGATTTTTATAATCTAGGTGATTCAATATTTGATGTCGATGGACACTTAAATGAGCAAATTGATATTGAGAAAATCCGTAAATATGTTTATTATACAGAAACAACATACTCTATTGAAAGATCTACGAATTCTGATAATAAATATTTTTTAGGCATGACAAATCTTACCGCCTATTATCTTTTCTATGAACCAAAAGTCATTACTACATTAGATTATGGATTTTTGGCAACTGTTAAGACGGCCGCGGAACAATATATTGTCTATGCAGATAATTGCCTCTTGCCTAAAGACTTTATGATAGAAAAAAATATTGTTTTCAAAAAAATTCCTAGGGACATAACTAAATTTTAACGATGGAATTAAAAGCTTATCAACAACTCGTAATAAAAGATTTGGCTTCTTTTTTAGAGCAAGTTCAAAATACTAAAGATATCAGCAGTGCATTCTATAACTTTTGGTCTCATCATGATAGAACGCCCTTACTACCCTATTCAGGAACAGCGATTGAGCCTTATAAAAACAATGTGCGTAGAGTTCCCCACGTATGTGTCAAAGTACCAACTTCAGGTGGCAAAACTTTTATAGCGTGTAGCGCTATAAAAACAATATTTGATGCATTCCCCACGAGCAAGATAAAGACTGTACTGTGGCTTGTTCCGTCTATAACGATTTTAGATCAGACGTTAAAAAACCTTCAAGATCCAAGACATCCTTACCGACAAAAAATTAACGCCAATTTTGGTAACCGTGTTGAAGTTTTTAATAAGGCATCATTGTTACAAGGTAACGGATTCGATGTGTCTACGGTAAGAGAACAATTAAATATTCTGGTACTCAGTTTTGATAGCCTCAAAGCTAAAAACCAAGAAGATTTGAAGATCTTCCAAGAAAATGGAAACCTACAATCATTTGAAAGCATATTAGGTAGAAATAAAGAAATTACTCTAGGGTCGATTATTCAATTCTTAAATCCTGTAGTCATTGTGGACGAAAGTCATAATGCAGAAAGCGAATTAAGCGTTGAGATGCTAAAATCTATCAATCCGTGTTTTATCTTAGATTTAACAGCAACACCAAGAAATAATAGCAATATTTTGAGTTTTGTTGATGCACTTGAGCTTAAAAAAGAAAACATGGTGAAATTGCCAGTGATCGTTTATAATCATCAAGATAAAACCGAAGTTATCAATTCAAGTCTCCAATTACAAAAACGTTTAGAACTACAAGCAATTGAAGAAGAAAAAGCAGGTGGTAGATATATTAGGCCCATTGTTTTGTTTCAAGTACAACCGAAAAATGGCAAAGAGTTTTTAAATGCTATTGAAGAGATCTCAAACGTTCAGAAGCTAAAGGAAAAATTAATCGATCTGCGTATACCCTCTAATCAAATTAAGATAAAGACAGCAAATATTAATGAGATTAAGGGTATAGATTTGATGGATAGGAAATGCGAAGTTAGATTTATAATAACAATTAACGCATTAAAAGAAGGTTGGGATTGCCCCTTTGCTTACATATTGGCTTCTTTGGCTGATAAAAATTCAGCCGTAGATGTAGAGCAGATTTTGGGAAGAGTGCTAAGGCAGCCCTACGTGATGAAGCATAACTTTCCACTCCTAAATTTGTCATATGTTTTAACAGCTTCTGCAAAATTTTTAGATACATTGGACAATATCGTAAAGGGACTTAACAAGGCTGGTTTTAGCGAGAATGACTATAAATTGGCGGACGCAAACAGTATTGAATCGAAAAAATCGACTCGACTAGATCAACTTGTTTTAATCCATCCTGAGAGTGATTCTAAGTTCATACCTAGAAAAGAAGATCAAGTTGAAGACATTACAACCGATATTGACAGTTCTAGAATTAAACTTCCAGAAAATGGAATTGACAACATGTTATTAAATGAAATTGAAAAAACGGCTTTAGAACAGAATATTGCATTTGAAAAAACAGTTGAAAAAATTGAAAATAATCCTGGGTCGATCCTTCCCTCAGAAATTACAAAACTAGTTAAAATATACTCAATTAAGTCTGTTTTTTCACAACAAGCATCGTTGATATTACTTCCCCAATTCTGTTTCAAGTTACCATCGAACGACCTTTTTGGAATTAAAGAATCAGAAATGTTATTGGATAAAGAAATCTTGCTTAGCGGTTTTGCCTTGAGCAAAGCTGATACTAATATTTCATTCAACACAATAGGTTCAGAACTATATAAAGTTGATCTAGATGAAAGCCGTGGTGCGCATACTCCAACCTTTATTCGTTTAGACGGTGAGGTTAGGGACAGCGTAATGGCCTATATCTTAGATCCCGAAAGAAAGGAAAAAAGGATCCAAAACTTTTCAAGGCGTATCATGGAAATTATCGGAAATTTATATCCCATACCAGATCGAGAAATCGAGAAATACATTACCAGGATACTAGCAGACTTCCAAGATGAACAATTTTCCGATTTTGCTAACAATGAATATTCTTATACAGACAAAATTAAAGCTAAGATAAAATCTCTTTCAGAAAACTATGCCGAAAAATGTTTTAGAGATTTCTTAGATACAGACCAAGTGATTATCAAAGGAAAGTATAGATTGCCACAAACAATTTCACCAGGACTTGTTTCAAAAAATATCAGCAAATCATTGTATGAGAAAGAAGGTGGTATGAATAACTTTGAAGAGCATGTGATAAATGAAATTAGTAATATGGATAATATTACTTTTTGGACTCGTAACTTAGAAAGAAAAGGTTTTAAGATAAATGGTTTTATTAATCACTATCCTGATTTTATTATCCAAACTAAATCCGGTAAAACTGTAATATTAGAAACAAAAGGCGACCACCTAGACGCTGAACAAAAGATTCGATTAGGTAGCACTTGGGCAGCCAAAGCTGGTAATGAATTTAGATATTTTATGGTCTATGAAAGACGGACTGTTGATGGTGCTTACTTATTAGAAGATTTTCTGAGAATTTTGAAAAACATATAAATCCAAAACCCTGTACAAAACAAGACTTGACCTAAATTGCTAGGGCAGTTCACGATACATCACCCCAGCTAATTCGCACCCCCCCTTTGCATGATTTGGATGCTCTTTATTTATGGTAGGATCCTCGGGATTTATATTGAATTTTGATTTTCCCCATTGTTTAAAGAAAAATGGTATGTCTGCTGATTTACATTGTAATCTTATAGAATCGATCCAATCGAACATAATAGGTCTTGCACCATGACCAGATTCGCCGCCGACAATTACCCAGTCTATACCATCCAAAAATAAATTATTAACTGGGCCCAACAGGGGTTCAATTGAAAGAAATTTTATCTTAGCTTTTGTTTGGTTGAGTTCAGAAATTCTCCCTGTATATTTTTCGTTTTCCACGGAAACACCCATCCAAATATTCTTTGTCCATGTTAGCTCATTTGAAATAGCCAACAATCTGTCTGATCTCTTAGTCAGTACTTGATAGGTATGTTGGGGAGTTGCATTCATTACGGCGAAAACTGCTTTGATAAAGTTATTTGAGATTTCATCGTGAAATAAATCACTCATAGAATTCACAAAAACTACCTTCGGCTTTCGCCATGTAAAAGGTATGTTTAGGGATTCGGGATGCATTTTTATGTTAAAACCATCGATATACTTTTGTACCCGCATCGCTTTGAGACGACGAGACATTACTTCCGCATAACAATGTTTGCATCCAGGACTTATTTTCTTGCACCCCGTAACTGGGTTCCATGTTAGTTCAGTCCACTCTATACTCGATTCCGCCATTGCAACTTTTCCTCAGTATTAAAATAATGATGTTTGTTCATTTACGTAGTTTTTAGCAATAGTCCAGAATTTATTTCCCTGTTTATCCTTGGAAAAAAAAGCTAAATGATACAATAATACAGATTTTCCTTTGAGTCTATATTTGACCGCATGAAAATCCTCAATATCATTGTAACCTAAAAGTTTAAAGTTGCTTTTCAATTTATCACTAACGAATTGAGTAAAAGACTGATCTGCAGTATCGATTTCTCCTTTGTAGCTACTTCGCCAATTAGGATCCTCTAACAAATACTCTATAGTTCTATTCGTCGGTTTCTTGTAGTTCATTTCATTTCGTTTAGCTGCCATTCCAGTTGCTACGAGAATTAGAAAATCCATACGCAATCTACCTAATAGTTTTAATGTCATGAAATGTATTTCCAATGCGAAAGGATCAACAAAACAAAAACTTAAAACTCGATTTGACTTGCTATATGCAGGAACGTGACTTAAAATTTCTTTTATTTTTTCGTTACAACTGCCCTTGATAAAGGTTACATCTGCGTGTGGGAAATCTCTATTAACTCTCACCTCCAATGCATTTATCAGATTAATATCTTCATCGCAGAAAATATATTTTGAGAAGGGTGTGGGCAAAGATAGAGCAATCAGAGCAGATGATTTCACAATTTTACCGGAGGTTTCAATTTTAGCATAACCACTTGAAGAAAATAAATCGATATATACTAAATTTTCCCATTTTGACCTCATTGTGGAGGTAAATAAATTGGCATATTGGCCAACGAGTCTGTACTTCTCTAAGCCCCACTCGCCAACTTCCGGTATGCTTAAACCATCATCATAGACCTCATTAATCGGAGAATATTTCGAGAGCATAATCTTATGTTTAAGATATCAAGATAGTTAAATAATTTGACGGAGACGGATTGCTTTTCAAAAATTTTTTATTTTAGAACTATTAAATAACAAAAATCGCATTCTTTATAATAATGGTATTATTATTTTGGCCTTTTGTATTTTATGAAGTTATGATATCCAAATGCAGAGCCATAATAAATTTCTTTTAAATTATCAGGGTATTGACTGCCCTTAGATTTATTATTAATTTTTGCAATTTCTCGTCGAACTCGCATCAATTGCATGTTTCTTCTTGTATCAAGGTATCTTAATTGTCTACTCGTAATATTATTGTTTTCTAGCATTTTGAAACCATTGGTCCAGCACAATCCTTGTTCTAAAGGGTATCGATGTGTATGTATCTTAATCCTTCCTACTGACATAGAAATTAGCTTTTGTAACAACCTAAATGTTATATGACGTTGCGGGAGTCGGGCATGTCGGCTATCAATTTTAATTGTATGGTTTAATTTCCCTAAAGCTTTCAGCACTTTCTGAGTTTCGCTAACCTGTTTTCTAACCTCTTTTTGAATTGTTGATTTTCTTACTCTAATTCGTCCATAGAAATTAAGTTGATAGCCAACAAAGGATATCCATGGCACATTAGCGGGGTGAATATGTTTATCTCCCCAAAAAAAAGGTTTTTTAGATTTTTGCTCCCAAAAGGTTTTGCTAATTTTTTTTTCTTTATAGTTATTTACTTCTATCGGATTATGATAAAGAAGAAAACTATTCTGGACTGCTTCCATGTAGGAATTCAGACTATAAAAGCACACATCATGATCCTTATGCATTAAAATCATGTCATCACAATATCTTATGTAGAAGGGCCTTGGATGTAATGATACCATAACATCATCGACGTCATGTAAAATAAGATTTGCAACAAAGCAGGATATAGCATTACCTTGAGGTACACCTAGTTTGAAACTTTCTATATAGGTTTCTCCAAATGCCTCTCTTAATTCATTTGCTGCCCACCCGAACTGTCCAAATGCTAAGTTGTTTGAAGAGAAATATGATGTATCACCATTTAAGGGGATTATATTTTCTTGGAAAGAAAATGATCCAAGGAAACTGTAAAAAATTTCAACTGCTTTTGGATCAATTCTCTCTGAGTTTTTAGCCTCAATTGATAATCTTAACCGCTCAAATACAGATTTAACATGATGATGTTGAACCGTGTCAAAGAACTTTTGGATATCACATTCCGCCACCCAAAGCTTAGGGTTTATAGTTCGATATTCCTTAATTTTGGCAATGCAGTCATGATGAGTTGGAATATGATTATTTGTGTTTTTACCTCTGAATGCAAAAGAACAGTCATGGAAAATTGGATCAAAATAGTGAGTAAAGTATTTTGCTGTTATGGAACAGATAATTTTACTTGTAATATCATATAGCGCTATTGGCCGATAGGTAATAGTTCCATTTTTAACATCCTTTTTTATCCCTTTGATTTTAGGCCTTGAAATTATAGAATCTGAACTACCTTGATTAAATACCAATTGTTGAATTTCACCAACAAAATTTGTTAGCTTAGAATACCAGTCTGGAATTTCAAAATCATTAACTTCTATATTAAACTTCGTTATCTTATATGTTTTGAAAAGCCTTTGTTTATTTATAGTAACAGCATCCTTGGCCAATCTTCTTTCAGACTGCTTTAATTTGAGCCAGCTTCTTCTATGTGGGAAGATGCTTTGTAAAAATTTAAATTCTAAGTGTGTATCCTTTATTTTAATCCTATTCGTATTAGAATGAAGGCTCAAATTTCTTAACATGTGGACTTCATGCCTTTTATTTGCAGCATTTGCCCTATCTTTGCAGAGAAGTTTGATAATTTTTTCGTCAGTAAAATAATTTTTTAAGATCATTTGAGCGTTAATAAATAGAGCGTAGCCGGAATTAATAAATAGATACAGAGATTGGTGCATGTGCTGGGCAAATACACTATGAGCCTAATAAATCAGGACCGTATAGACTTTTGGATTTTTCGGTTAAATATTTTCCTAGACAACTAAGTGTCAACCCTGATGAATGTGATGTTTCGTTGCCTAACACCCTTAGCTACGCTCTTGACAAATATATTATTTTAATTCAATGCCACATCCAAAATTTATAAAGATTTCTTGGTACGACAATATGAAGTCAAAAACCTCATATACAATAGATCTTTTTGCTGAATTAAGACATATTAAACAGGGTACTTACAAAGTCCTAATAGAAAGTTGTAGGCTTGCTTATCAGGAGGGCAATTACGGACTCTATAATGACTTGAAATCGACTTTGCCATGTGTAACCTTTTCCGGAATCTTTAACATTAATCGCAAAGCCACGGAAATTCAAACTTATAATCACATTATAGTATTTGATATTGATAAAATCCCAGATGATAGATTGCAAAATCTTAGGAATTTACTTGAAAATGATGTTAAGATACTTGCGTTGTGGCTTTCTCCTTCTGGAGTAGGAATAAAAGGTTTGATAGCAACAGAAAATTCCTTACCCTATCACCGTGCGACCTTCGACTCTCTGAGATTCTATCTTCTCGCTAATTATAGTATCGCTTTGGATGATAGCGGTAGTGACGTGTCAAGGCTTTGTTTTTCATCATATGATCCAGAGATATATTACAACCCAAATTGTTTGCCATATAATGATGTGCTAGTCTTGGAAGCTAATACTGAAGAAAGCGAACTATCAGAGTTTAACCCGCCCAGCTTCTTGAAAAGCGCATATCAAACTGAAGGATTAAATAAAATTCACGATCGTAGGCTTATGAAACGAATTCTGACTTACTTAGAAAAGAAATCTCTTTCTATTACTAGAACATATGATGATTGGTTGAGGGTAGCTTTATCAATATCTTATACATTTAGCTACGATGTCGGGGTAAAATACTTTATAAAACTTTGTGAATTAGACAAGGAATTACATTCCGAGCAGAAAAGCATCAATCTTTTGAAACATTGCTACGAAATACGAGGCTCAAAAAAGGGAGTAACAATCTCTTTCGGTACAATTCTCTTTTTTGCCATGGAAAAGGGGTTTAAGACAATCAAAAACAAATAATTATTTACATATCGTTATGGATTTTAATTAATTTATCTATTCCTAGGAAAAGCATAAAGAAATAATACTCCATACTACCCTCTATTAAATATATCTATAATATATCTTAAAAAAAAGGTATTAATCTGATTCACTGAATATTTTTATGTTAGGTGTAATTCTATATACTGAAAGAATGTAAATAAAAAAAGTCTCAAAAAACGAAAGTATTCATCACCTACGCATATTTTTCTTTTAGCTGTAAGTTTAATTGCACTAATTACGGCAAAGAGAAAAATTGTCTCACAAGATAAAACATTTAATAAACACATTCTTGGGCGGTAATAATTGAATTAAATTCTGATACTCGGGGTTTGTTCGCTCAATTGACCATCATCTCAATTTATCGGGAACGTTGATTTTTAAACTGTTAGATATTTTAACTAAATTCAAATTATCTAAATCGTTAATCATGAAAAAAGTAATCTTGCTAAGTTCAGTTGCCTTAGCGTGCGGAGTCTTATTCTCAAATATTTTCAACTCTCTGGTTATTGCAAATGCTACTGCAAGTGATATCCCTAATTCCGTGTTAGCAGCGAAAGTCTTTTTTAAGACTATAAATCCTGGAAATTTCTTTGGATTATTTTCTCCTGTAACCCAGGTTTTGACATTACTATCATTGATCTTATGCTGGCAAAAATCAAAATACATTAGGCTTTATCTAGGGATTGCTTTAATTTGTTATGTATTGGGAGATGTGTTTGCTTTCACATACTTTCATCCTAGGACGGACCTGATGATGTCTGAACCGACACCAGATACAGAAACCCTTAAGATATTATCCTCAGAATGGAGCAATATGAATTGGGTTAGATCATTTGTGCTTTTTATTGGTGTAATATGCTCTTTTGCAGCTGTTGATAAATTTTATTTACCCAAAGCTTAGGTTAAATAATTAGAACGATAAAAGAGGTGGATGAGTCAAAAATCGATGAGAATATCCAATAAAACTCTATAAGTTATAACTTTTCGAATTTATTCCTAGATGGATGAAAGTAATTATACTGTGACTCAAATACAATCAATACATACTAAAGAGAGTTTTTAGAAAGCAGTTTGGTCGGTGATGTAAATTAGAGCAATACTTAAGGATTTTCCGTCTCAAAAAAAGAACTTTTAATTTGCCATTATATTTTATCATTTACTCATTATCAAAAACTAATAATTGAGTTTGATTAATGAAATGAGTTTATGATAATATAGGAAAAAAGCGGAGTACAGCAGGATAATCGTAGGCAACTCTGCTAACTATAATATTCTTAAGTCCTACCTCCTGAAACTTATTAAATAATCAGGGAATAATGATAATCTGTGAACTTTAATAATAAATTGCAGTAATTCTTCAACGGTATATTGCCGTATACCATTTTATTCTCGAAAAACCACCGGTTTTAATAATGATTGAAACTATATTTAAAATGACGTAATTAGTTCTTGAGTTTCAATAACTACAACTTCCCAAAAAGTTTAATTCTATAATCAATTATTATACGATAGATGCAAGGGATGAAAAGATCATCCACATGCATTATAATTTACATAATTTCGTATTGCCCCTTTAATCTTAAGGTAACTACTACATCTTTATTTCCATCATTTCTAAAATACCAACCATGCCTTCCTTCAAATGGAGAGAGGAATGTTCCCACCATATTATTTGAGTAAGCAATAGTATAGCTATCAAAATATGTATTCTTACTGGGTTTAAGTTCTTTCGGTTCTCCGTGAAAATCAAAATACAAATCTCCTTTGCTGGTTAGCCACTCGTATTTCATTTGCCCGTGTTTTAACATGTATATCTTATATTCGATACCCTTTCCTGCAGGTATTGTTATTTGCAGGCTATCTTCCCTGTGGTCATACTGACTGGCTGGTGCAGGTAAATCTGCTTCTACCGGTTTTTTAACATCAGGGCCAGAGCCTGCTTTTTCCAGTTTAATGATCGGATTCTTCTTTTGTACGATCATAGCTGACTCTTCAGCATCTGAACTTTCTGGTATGTAAAGTTTGCCAAATCCAAACGCTTTACCAGTTCCAATTGGATCAATGCCGTACTCAGCAGGCAATACTGCTGTAACGAATAGTACTGCAGCAACTGCTACTGCTATCAATACCGCCTTAATAATTTTATTTTTTTCTACGATTTGATGATTCATTTCTGCCATTGTATGTTATTATTTAAGATGTAAAATAACCTGTTAACTGAAAACCTAATAATAGGAAACCTGCTGCTATGAGCATGGTATTTGTAAAAGTGGAAAACTTCAGAAAGCTTGGGTATTTACGCCACAGTGTAATCAACGTAAGAACAAGGGCAAGGGCAATAAACTGGCCTATTTCTACACCAATATTAAAACCTAATAAATTGGTAAATAAACCTTGCTTACCGAAATTGAAGTCCTGCAATTTACTCGCTAGACCAAAACCGTGAAAGAAACCAAAGATCAGCACTGCTGCTTTCGTATTTGGCTGTTTACCGAAGAACCGTTGAAAACCTCCAAGATTGTCAAATCCCTTGTAAACAATAGAAAGTGCGATAATTGCATCAATGAGATAAGCATTAATAGAAATATTATACATCACTCCAAGTAACAAAGTAATACTATGACCTATGGTAAAGAAGCTTACGTAAAGCAGAACCTCCTTTGGTTTGTATAGAAAGAAAATAACCCCAACAAGGAAAAGCAGGTGATCATATCCAGTAAGCATGTGTTTGGCTCCGATATAAAGAAAGGGGCCAAAGGCTACACCATTGTTACCTTTTAAAAAGGTTTGTGTGTCACCATCTACACCATGTGCAAAGAGCTGGTTGCTGACACCACATAAAATGAATAGTGCAGCAAGCGTAAATATTTTTCTAAAGTCCATATTTCCCATTAAGAAATGGCCTACCCTAAATTAAAAGCAGGGAAGACCAATTTTGTGATTAATTAGTGTTTGTGACCATGTGCAGCCTGTGCGCTATCCATTGCTACCGTGTCATTGGCTACAGTTGTACTATCAGTGTTAATTGTTTCTGTAGCTGAAGAATCTGTAGTTGCTTCTGTTTTTGTTTCACTTGAACAAGCCGCGAATAACATAGAAGACATGGCTGCAATAATGAGTGTTTTTTTCATGTTGATTTTTTTAATGATTAGTGGATTATAGAATTTATTTTTTGTTGTTTTTTAAGCTAAAAAGAAGGGCGATAACTAGTATACTCAATGAAATGAAACCTCCATATAAGAAGTCATTTCCTGGAAAACGGCTTCCGGTGAAACCGGCTATTGGATAAGCAATTGCCCACCATAAATGAGAAAATGCGAAGTGTGAACCAAATACTTTCCCTTGTTCATCTGAAGGTATATTTTCTCCTATCAGCGTTTCAGAAGGCATCTCTGCTAAACTTTGACCTAATCCGGCAATTAACCAAAGCACTAAAAAAACGGTATAACTAACGTAGTTTGCTCCAGCGATAGAAAGTCCAAGCAATAAGACGCCAACGATTAACGACACACGTCTGCTTTTTGACTTATCCAAATTACCAGCAACAAAAGCTGCTATCGCCGCACCGATACCAAAGGCAGCCATTACCCAGCCATATTGTGTATCACCAAGCAGAAGCCCGCTTTTAATATGACCAACTGTATTGACCAAAATTTGTGCCCCTGCAATTGCAGAAATAAACTCAATCGCGAGGGAAAATCTGATCAATCTATTTCCAAAGAGTAATTTTGCTCCTTTTACCACATCAGCCCAAGCAGATAAAGTTTTTTGAGAAGATAATGCTGTTGGTTTATTGATCAGCTTTGCCGGAAGCATAAGAATAAGAATACCCGCCAGAATAAATGACACTGCATCGATAAAAAAGATGTCTCTAGGTCCAAACCATACCGCTATAATCCCGGCCAATCCGGGTCCAAGTACCCCAAGCAATTGAAAAGTGGCTGTAGATAACCCAATAGCCT is drawn from Pedobacter mucosus and contains these coding sequences:
- a CDS encoding BT4734/BF3469 family protein, which translates into the protein MPHPKFIKISWYDNMKSKTSYTIDLFAELRHIKQGTYKVLIESCRLAYQEGNYGLYNDLKSTLPCVTFSGIFNINRKATEIQTYNHIIVFDIDKIPDDRLQNLRNLLENDVKILALWLSPSGVGIKGLIATENSLPYHRATFDSLRFYLLANYSIALDDSGSDVSRLCFSSYDPEIYYNPNCLPYNDVLVLEANTEESELSEFNPPSFLKSAYQTEGLNKIHDRRLMKRILTYLEKKSLSITRTYDDWLRVALSISYTFSYDVGVKYFIKLCELDKELHSEQKSINLLKHCYEIRGSKKGVTISFGTILFFAMEKGFKTIKNK
- a CDS encoding DUF1772 domain-containing protein, with product MKKVILLSSVALACGVLFSNIFNSLVIANATASDIPNSVLAAKVFFKTINPGNFFGLFSPVTQVLTLLSLILCWQKSKYIRLYLGIALICYVLGDVFAFTYFHPRTDLMMSEPTPDTETLKILSSEWSNMNWVRSFVLFIGVICSFAAVDKFYLPKA
- a CDS encoding HupE/UreJ family protein; its protein translation is MDFRKIFTLAALFILCGVSNQLFAHGVDGDTQTFLKGNNGVAFGPFLYIGAKHMLTGYDHLLFLVGVIFFLYKPKEVLLYVSFFTIGHSITLLLGVMYNISINAYLIDAIIALSIVYKGFDNLGGFQRFFGKQPNTKAAVLIFGFFHGFGLASKLQDFNFGKQGLFTNLLGFNIGVEIGQFIALALVLTLITLWRKYPSFLKFSTFTNTMLIAAGFLLLGFQLTGYFTS
- a CDS encoding MFS transporter, coding for MKQAIFIRAIWEPFQSLRQKAFATLYFAQTISLLGDAFTWVGLALLSYQFGRENSAVILASALTLRVIAFIIFSPFAGVLADRVDRKKILYITHFIRMGIICCLPFVNAEWHIYVLVFLLNVFNAFFTPTYKSIIPQVVVKKNYRQAIGLSTATFQLLGVLGPGLAGIIAVWFGPRDIFFIDAVSFILAGILILMLPAKLINKPTALSSQKTLSAWADVVKGAKLLFGNRLIRFSLAIEFISAIAGAQILVNTVGHIKSGLLLGDTQYGWVMAAFGIGAAIAAFVAGNLDKSKSRRVSLIVGVLLLGLSIAGANYVSYTVFLVLWLIAGLGQSLAEMPSETLIGENIPSDEQGKVFGSHFAFSHLWWAIAYPIAGFTGSRFPGNDFLYGGFISLSILVIALLFSLKNNKK